The DNA region ATACTAGTAATAAAAAGAAGAGAGAAATTAAGTCTATCTTTCTTTGTATCTCACTTGGAAAAAGCCGACGTAAATTAAGTCCCCCAACATAAATTGGAGATAGCCAACATATAATAGCACATAATAAATAGATGTCTTTTTTATGTTTCCAGTAATAGTAAAAAGAAGTAATTATGCCTATAGAAAAAAGAACTATACGGGCATAGTCCATAATATACCTCCATTCATAATTATAAATATTATAATACGCTTAATAGCTTAGAGTTTTATTCCTCTATAATTTCTTTTAGTTTCTGTTTGTAAAGTTCTGCTGTTTTATGATAATCCATAAGTATACCTTCTTCTCTGACAAAATTTCCATATCCTATTGGCTCTCCTTTTAGTCTAGGAAAAAGTTGAAAATGCAAATGATTCCTCTTACCATCACATAAGGTGCACATGTATACTTTTTCTGCACCTAAAATTTCTTTATGAAGTTTAATAATTTCATTGGATATTTTTAATATATATGTACCTAGTTCAAGAGGCATTTCAGAAATATCTTCGTAATGTTCCTTTGATACAATAATTGTTTGACCTGTTGCTCTTGGGTATTTTTCAAATTGACACCTTATTTTTTCATCCTCATAAATAATCAACCCATCGTCAGGAAATATACCTCCTGTTCTAAAGTTATCACAGCCGAAACATATACCTTTTTCTTGCAAATCTCTTATATTTCTACCTCTTTGCTTTAGTTCTTGTTCTTCTTTTTTAGACAATTTCTTAACATACACTATAATTCCCCCTAGTATAATTAATAACAGTTAACAAACATACTATAAAATTCTATAAAAAAGTATTAAAATTTTTTTAATCAAATATATGTATTTTCTCTATATAATAATTTTTAACTATTATGCATAAAACAATATTTATTAATTTTGCATTTAGTTTTATA from Senegalia massiliensis includes:
- a CDS encoding HIT family protein: MYVKKLSKKEEQELKQRGRNIRDLQEKGICFGCDNFRTGGIFPDDGLIIYEDEKIRCQFEKYPRATGQTIIVSKEHYEDISEMPLELGTYILKISNEIIKLHKEILGAEKVYMCTLCDGKRNHLHFQLFPRLKGEPIGYGNFVREEGILMDYHKTAELYKQKLKEIIEE